CAAGCCAAAACCAAAGACAAAATAAAAGGATTGGTGCACCGCGCGTAGGCCCTGACAGTCGGCGTGTGCATTCTGGCGTGTACACGGCCCCTCTCAGAGACGCGCTCGCCCTGCCCATACTCGCCCGCTGCAAACCCAGAGAGGTACCAAAAAACGCCCCGTGACTAAAACGTGGATTGTAGCTGCTTACGCTTTCCGATGGACGTGCTGGGAGCGTTTAGTCGGTGGCCGCGCCCGTTGCGTTCGAGGcggcttctgctgctgttgctgctctaTCGCGTGACTCTCTGTTTGACACTGCAGACGGCGGAATCGCCCGATGCATGGTGGCAGAGTGAGGAGGTCGCATACAAAATGGTGTTTGGCCGTGGGCAGCTCACGTGGGAGTGGGAGGAAGCCATTCGCTCCTACGTTTTTCCGGCAATCTTCGCAGctccgctgctcctgctcaAGTGCACAGGGACGGACACCTCTTTGACAGTGTGGGCCTCCAGTCGGTGTGTGCAGGCTTTGATCTTTTTTGCGCATGACTGCACCATGCTCGCCCTCGCACAGCACCTCGACGACCTTCGGAGCGGCCTGGAGTCGCGGAGGACAGGCCGCGACGCGttctctgcccctctctcctccaccgtcagtGAATCCACCAAAGCGAAGCGCCGCGCACCGACGATTGCGTCAACAacgctggcggtggtggtggtgcagtggTTCCTCGTCAACACAGGAGTGCGCAGCTACTCCAACGTGCCGGAGTCTCTCTTCGTCCTGCTGTCGCTCTACCAGACAAGCTACCCGCTGTTTCTGCTTTGGGCTGGTGTGGCGTGTGCGATGCGCGTAACGGCGGCGTTTGCGGCCTTTCCGATTTTTGCCATGCACGCATGTCGCTTATATGGCCAGATGGGCGTCGCACGGCATCTTTTTATTGCTCTCATCACAGTCGGCATGGCGGTCGGCATCAGCGCCGGGGTCTGCTTCGTCGACTACAGTTTTTACCATCGTCTCCTCTTCACCCCGTATAACTTTCTGAAGTTTAACTGCTTGCTGGGTGTAAGCAAGTACTATGGGGTTCATGCGCCGTACTGGTACTGCCTCGCGCTGCCCGCAATGGCCGCCCCATTCGTCTTCTTTCTTGCGTGGATGCCTGTGTGCTGGAGCTAtgtgcaggaggcggagaagcacCACATGAGTGGCTCGAGACCACATCCAAAGAGCACGCTATTTTCCGGATCTTCTTCGCAGACACTGCGGCAAGAAATAAAGCGGTGGGCTTTTGTTGGTGCGCCGACACTGATGGTTTACAGTAGTCTTCAGCATAAGGAGATGCGGTTCATCTACTTTCTGCTCCCACTGCTCCTCCTGATTTCcagtgtcgtcgtcgtcctcctctgcaCTGGTTCTCCGTCGGCGCTGAAGCAATCAGGTGGAGTGCAAAGACGGTGTTGGTGCCTTGCCGTGCCGTCTGCGGACATGGTGCGGCGCCTCTTCACGCTCTCCTGGGTTGCGAGTGCGGTCTTCACGATTGTGCTCCTGTACGGTTACCGCCGCGGTGCCCCGACGCTGTTCCGCGAAATCCGGGGCTCCGACTGGCACTTTGGCCACCTGGAAACGCTCGTGCGCTGCTACGGGACGCCTGGATATGCGCAGCTGCATGGCAAGGTGGATCGACTAGAGTGGGTAGACTGCCAGATGCGGTTAGATGCCGTCTCGGGGGTACCAGAGGTGACACAGGACCGCCTATTTACGGAGCAGCCGAAATCCTACGCGTTGTGGCGCTATCTACGCCTCGCTTCGAGGGTTGACGTCGAGGACGTGGGTAAGGAGAGTGTTGGTAAGCTGTCGAAGGATGCGTGGTGGCGAGAGATGCGCCGCGTGATGCCGGAAGGCGAAGCCCCTGCTTTGCCAGACGCCATTATCCTCTTCCAGAAGACGGCCATCTTGCTGGAGGCGGACCTTTTGCGACCAATGGGCTACCGCCGACTTGTGGTCACGCTTCACGCACCGCACAGCTTCGAAGAGCACGAGGACCGCTATCTCGAGTTGTGGTCCCGGGAAACAGCACAAAACAGTGAATCGTGAGATGGTGTGCAGAGGCGCTTCGGCGTTGGCAGGGGAGCAGCCCTCCTGATATTCTCTTTATTACTGTCATTATTCCGTTGCTACATCGTTTTTCGTTGAGACTGCTCATACGCTTCGTGTACTGCCGATCCCTTCCGCCTATGGTAATCGTTTCTGTGCCGTCTCTCGCTCTATCCTTCCTCCTACTGTTCgctgtatatatatatatatatatatatatatgtatctATACGGTTCGGGTATATTCTTTTTTCATGGGACGATAGAGACAAcaaccacaaaaaaaagaaccCGAAACTCAGCAtcaccagcgacgcgaaaacaaaaaaaacaaagtAAAAAGGGGTGGGCTTTGAAGGTGGATGAGACAGCAGACGGAGTGCGATAAGCAACTCCCGTTACTGTTGTGAGTAggttttttgtttttgctgcCACGAGCGGGTAAGACGGAGTGCGCCGCCTACGCGGCGCTCTGCTGTACAGCAGGAGCGCACTAAGCCTTTTCTGTACATTGTCACTACCTTCTTAATGACTCGactctacccccccccccgcctcgaAAGCTCTGCAATGTGTGCAGATCTTTGCGGCGTGGtgtgcacacatgcgcgtcTGTCTTGTTTCTGCGCTGTGTGAGCCCCTTTTTCCCATAGTGTAtacctctgccgctgccagctgctcccctccctccgccctcttTGCAGACGTCCCTGCGTGGGAGTGTACTTGCTTCCCTTTCTCAGTTTTTGGTGACTAGGGCGGATGAGCGTAGAACCATGGCGACCTCGTCACATCGCACCGCGATGTCGTCGTTGTCGGCGGCGATGAAACAGTATGTGCAGCAAGCAGCGGAGGACGATGTCGTCTGTGCCTTTGGCCCTGACTACTTCcacggcgcgcgcaccgGTGCCTGCGTCGGCTCCCTGTTTTCTGCAACTCTCTGCTGGTACACGTTTCGGCTGTTAAAGGAGGACCAGCGGGAGGTAGACTTCCTCGCCGGTCTCAAGCACGGCCAGCGCAACCCTCACTTCTCTACTTGGACTCTTCTGCGCGGCTTGCGCACTCAGCCGATGCTCACCACCGGGTGCATTGCGCTCGCCACCACGTCTGCGATGAAGTGCATCAAGTGCTACCTGGCAaaccagcgctgccgcgaaTTTTTCACGGACGACGTGCAGTTTCATATGATCAGCGAACTGAGTGAAACGGACTTAGACGCGGCGGCTTTTTTGTCGACAGTTTTGCATAATGCGAATGGCTGCGGCGTGGGCGCACGCAATGCACTCTCCACCCTCAGAGAGGATCGCAGTGAAGACCAACCCTCTATGTCGCCTGCCCCTACGGCGTCTGCATCGACATCGACAGTGAATGGCCTACTCCACACCCATAGTAGTAGGCTAGACAGCAAAGAGTTCACGCTTACTCACCGCGCGCCAACGTACTACGACGGGGTTGCCGTCGCGTTCCTCGGCTCCGTTTTGGACTGCTACCTGCCGCAAAAGCCAGTGCAGAAGTACTATAACATGCGTGTTGGTACTTGGTAGGATGATCTTGCACAGGTGTGAGTCTACTAgtagtttttttttttttggtagCGTCGTTTGATTGCTGCAGTGCTCTTATGGTAGGATGTGTGTTCTTTACACTTTCCTGTTGAAGGCTTTTCAGAGCTGTGCGGCAGTGCGGACGACAGAGAAGGTGGAAGAAGATGAGCAGTGGCGTGTTTGGAATGTTCACttcgcccccttcccccgcttctctctgctctcCTCGAGGACGTTCTTGCGAACGTAAGCAAGGTGTACCAACTCGCGGCTTTCTCATCCATGGTGGCTGTAGCGGTTCACCTGCGGCACGTCTTTTTCCAACTGTGtgcacccccacctctctAGCTCTCCCCCTTCACATACACTTTCGTCCGTGCTGCTGTCACTAGACTGTGCAACAAGTGCAACCCACCGCGGCAGTGTTTGTGCAGCGGACGGTGACCTGTCTGCACCCGGAAAACTGTATTGGAACTAGGCATCTACATGCATGTGTCGCGACGAACAGGCACGCAACTGCAACCATTCGCTCTGCTCCAGTTGTATGTAAGAAGGACCGCAAGTGAAAGCAGACATAcgtacatacatatataggTATTTACACACAGATGGAGTCCTTGACAGATCGCGCCATCACGACGCCATTGGGGGCCGACACAGCGGCACATGCGACACGCGAGACACATGACGTTGACAGCGAAGACGGCATATTCGGCTCCCCTTTGCAACTTGACGGCTCGACAATGGGCACTGCGGAGCTCAACTCAGCCTTGGAGTCTCTCTCGTCGGCGACAGTTCCGAACACGGCTAGCTGCAGCCAGAACAACCTCTCTCTGGCAAAAAACCTTCTCGCAGACAAAGATGACACTACCACCAGGTCATGGAGTGCAGATCATGACAACGCAACGGCTACACTCTGGCGGGGATGTACAGCCGATGGCGAGCGGCAGGACTTCTCTGTCTCGAACGTAACCGGCAagcacgacggcgacgtccGAGGCACCGAAAATGTCAGTGTGTGCGTCAAGGCGCCGGCCGAAGGTCAGGAAATGTTGCTTCCTGGAGGTGCGCCACCTACGACCGTCAACTTTTCCACGATGTGCAATACATCGCAGGTGGCAGCTTCGACGCGCGAGTTCTCTGCCATGTGGAACCCGCAAGGTATGCTTGGCGGAGCATCGGAAACCTTGGACGCACGGCCCGCCGTGGGCGACGCCAGTTCCATGGTCGCCGTGGTGCTGAGCGAGGAGGTTCCCGATGACTTGCCGCGCGCACCATCAGCGTacacggagctgcgcagTTGCCCCTCCACACCTTTGGTAAACACAATTCATCTCAACCTGCAGTACACAAGAGCGACGTCGGTTATGTCCATCTCGTCCCCCTTTTCTGCCTCCGTGCAGAGTATATCGTTCCTGCGCACGTCTGTCCAGCACTTGATGAGCAACTCGCAGCACTCCTacgcgtcctcgtcggcgcgcgCCACTGCCAACGAGTCACCACTGCTCGGCGAGGTCGGTGCAGCGGAGCCCCGACCCTTGTGCGCGTCGCTCCTGGAGACTGGATCGGTGGTGACGCAGAGTGCCTTGGAGCCAACCAAACGGAGAGAGGTGACCTTTGCACGCACCCCAGTGGAGGCGGACGGTTCGTCAGAGGTAGTCCCCCTCATCGACCCATCAGCCATGTCGGCGGCAGACAACGCCAGCACGGCGCAAGAGGCCTCACCGCACAACCCAGGTGCACCTACTCTCCCGTGCACCCCAGTGGCGCACCGCACCGTCACCACTTCGGTCGAGGGGTGTCTCCTAAAGGAAGAGCAAGAGCGTAGGGCGCTCGTGGATGACGAAGCTTCGAGATTCAAGACGATGGTGGCACGGGAAGTTTCAGCCTACTTCGCCATGAGTTGCCAGCGGCGCATGAAAGCTCGGCAGCCCAGTGAAAACGTCGGCGTCACCGAGCAGCGAAAGTCTGTGGAGGAGGAATCGAGTCAGCTCCACGACTCGATGCGGGCGCGCATGAGGATGGCAGAGGATGAACACGAGAACTTTATGAGCAACTACCGGCAGATGCAGCAAGCACAGCTGCACAGCGCCCGTTAGGGGGGCGCCACGGTGACCACCGGTCCTGTCGCTGGGGAGTCAAGCTGCAATGAACGCTGCAACGCGCAGCATTCCTTGCGGCGCCCAGCATCTTTTCGCTTTGACACCATCGATGGCTTACTGTCCGCCAACGCTCCGCCACGGCCCTTTTTCCCGAACGCCTGCCCTGTGGCTCCCTCGGGAGCGTTAAACATGACCGACAGCCTGGCCGCATCGGAGATGCGGCCTCACCTTCAGCTAGCCTGACATCCGTTtcgagcagcagatgcgTGGTCCAACCGCCGCTCACACAGCCCTGTGAAACGTCCACAGCGGGGACCGTAAACACAtgttttttcttctcttcgcCTTTCCCTTTCCGCGaacggcgaggcggcagtgCGATTTGGAACTCTTCGAGGCACCTTAACGGGTCTCCACTGGAACTACAGCTGTCTTTCtgcttttttgttgttcttttTTCGGTTGTCGTTTTTCTGAGCTCTGATGAccagcggaggagaggggggcgccGCGTCGTGGCACCACGACCCAGCCGCCCCGGCGCACAGTGCGTTTGCGGGGACGCCAAGCATCGACGGCGTCAGGTGGGGCTGGCGTGAAGAGGGCCGTCAGAGCGATTGGTCGCTaccggcgtcggcgggcAGGTGCCgggatggcgttgcgctggTGCCACCCGTATGATGCGGCAGAGCGTCAGTGCAGCTCGACCGCACCTCACACCCGGCTCTCGGTCTGCAgtggtggggtggtggtggtcgtggggAGGGAcctctgcgccgctccgggggagcggcggtggtgagaaGAGTTTGGGGCACAGGCCGTGCTCGGGTGGCTGAGTCAGCGCCTCGCGGCAACGCGTGCctaccgctgcttcgcaccggGCTGATGGGGGACTCTGACCAACCTGGGTAGACCGGCGTTGAGCGCATGCTGTACGGCAAAATGCACTCAGTGAAAGAGAAGGTGCAAAGGCACTCGGCTTCACTGTTACTCGGTGTTGTGTTCCGCAGGCACGACGCATCCCGTGGATGCACCTGTGGTGTGCGCTACTCTCTTCTGCTTCATCGCTCACGCCCCTGCTCATTTATATGAGCGGCTGTGTTACGGTGCGCTCAAGACGGGCCGATTTATCCATGCTCTgaactttttttttgctcccTTGTGTTGTTGTACAGCTGCCCGAGAAGCTATTGTGAAGTGCAGGGCGCCTTGAACCGCGCGTCAGAAGGACCAGGGGTGTTTGGCACTCACATGCCTGCAGCGTCTCTTGCCTCGGTAAAATTCGAACAGGGAGGCGACTTCGCTCTACACCTTGCTTGACATGCAGTGCTGTTAGGCGCCGAAAGTGGGAACACGGTGCATGCTGCTCGCCAAGAGGTTTTGGTGTGCGGATGCTGCAGAAGTCCTGACCGCCgtgctccttctctccttctgcCTGCTTGATACAACTCCGGCGGAGCGCGCTCTGTGTCCCGCCCCAGCATTGCCGGAGAAGAATTGTGTCTCTTTTGCTCGTTTTTCTTCCATCGCCCGCGTCACCACTGCTATCTGATTTGCGGTTGCTTCTCCTCCGACATCTTGgactctctcctcccccacccatTCTGAAACACAAACGCATGCGCGGATGCTCACCATACGGAAGTCGGCATGCACAACTCTCGCCCCGGATTATGATCTCCACTGTTAATCGAAGCCAACTGACGTTTTGCGCCTCATCTGCGCGGTTCCGGGGCTGCGTTGTGCTGCCGTGGCGCACCCCTTCCTCTGCCGAAGGTGCTCGCGCCGGCTCGCGGCTGTGCTGATTCGCAAGGCGTTGCCGGACAAAGGAGCATCATGAAGTCGTTCCCTTTGCAGCACAAGATGATGCAGCGACTGAAGTTGCCCTACATTCAAGTCGGCACCTGCGAGGTCATGAACCTCGCGAGCTCCTACAACATGGACTCCTTCAGCGTTTTCAACGGCAAGAACAGGGGTTTGTACCagtcgacggcagcggccgctgcccaACGCGCGTCGACGACCCCCACCGACGACCCCGCCGCGTGGTCGCTTTCGCAGTGTCAAGAGCCCTTCCTGGGGGAGATGGTGGCAGGTGGGCTGCTAGACAGCTACACGGGCCGAGAGGCATCTACGTTTGTGAGCAGCTACCTTGCCAATGCATTGAGCATGCACACTGTGTTGCCAACGGAACTACGCACACTGCGCAAGGAAGACCCTTCTAATCCCCTCCTTGCTATCATGATGGCTGCCTTGGCCCGGCGACGCGGAATGCACACGGAGTCGGGGAGTCTCGTGACGGAGTGGGAGCTTCAGCAGTACGCCATCAGTGCTGACGCGGCTTTTTTCCGTGCGTGTGAAGCTGGTCGACGCCCGTCGTACCTCTCCTCGGCACAGAAAAACAGAGATCGAGATGCAGGCGCAGAGGATCCCCgtccatcgccgctgccgccggagGAAAGTGGCTGTCGCGGTGTGTGGTTCTCGGCGACCGTAACCCCGACCTggctggcggagcagcagcggcgcgcgctgaCGGAGCACAAGCAGCGGCTAGCCCCTTCTCCGCAGCGAATACTCGCGTGTGCAGAAGCGGCCGACGAGCGTGAAGTACGGGAGCTGCTGGCCCACACACCGTTTTGTCTCGATGTCGCTGTCGGTTGCGTGGGCAATTCACGTGCCTTCGGCGTTGCCCGAAACGCGCTAACTGGCGGTATGCAGAGTCGGCTGGACGCATCGCGAGAGCGAACGGTCCCGCTGAGCATCGACCACAACCCGCTTCGCACCTCGGAGTACCGGCGTGTCGTGCAGGCAGGCGGCATAGTGGACTCGACCGTTGGAGACATGATTGACGGCAATCCGTACTATAACGTCGCCAGGAGTTTTGGCCACTGGTCCATGAAGAAGGACGGACGCCGCTCGCCGGTGGAGCAGAAGATGATCGCTCTGCCCACGGTCAAGACGTGGCGCATGCTAGCCGGGGATGCCCTCGTGCTGTGCAACCATGCCGTCTTCGAGACTAGGCATCAGGATGACAGCAGCATGGATGAGCTGGCGAAGGTGGTGGGCCGAGGGCTCTCGCTTAATTTACCACCAGAGGCGatcgctgcctctctctgtgaCTTTGCCGTTCGCTTCGGTGCCGAGCACTCCCTGCAGGTGATGGTGGCCGTGGCGGGGTCGGCGGCCGGCACCTCACCATGCGCGTCAAGCGGGGACGATTCTGGAAAGACCGTGCCCGAGTTCGCCGAGTGGGTGGACCCGGGGCCGCTCTACCTTGGTGCGTGCCAGCGGTTTCCTGAGCTTCGCCGAAGGCTGCAGCAGGACTGTGCCCGGTGTGAGATGACACTGGCTTCACTGATCCGCCGCCGTTGGGAGCGTGTGCGTCATCTGCTTCCGACACGCCACTccctgtcgctgctgccctaCTACGGAAAAGAGTGCGGTGCGTTGCAGCAAATtatggaggaggaggccatTTTTTTTGAGCACGAAATCCTACGCGATGTCACTGACGTGAATGACCCACGTCTCGACGTGGTGTTCCAAAAGCTGGCAAAGCGGCTACAACCGAGCGCGCCTGTTGCGTGATCTGAGCGCGCTCCTAGGTGCACGTGCATGTGTTTGACGTTGTGGGGTGCGTTGtacgcggtgctgcagtgTAACGGGTGGGGGGCGCACAGGGTCACGCGACACAAACAACAACGTGTTGCGGACATCCTCGAAAGAGCTCTTCTTTTCGTGTGTTGTCGagaggcgcgtgtgcgtgtgtgtgtgtgtgtgtgcacatgtgAAGACTTTCACTCAGTGTTGTCGGCCCTCGTTACCGgatgcagacacacacaagaaaacg
The window above is part of the Leishmania major strain Friedlin complete genome, chromosome 36 genome. Proteins encoded here:
- the GPI10 gene encoding GPI alpha-mannosyltransferase III, with translation MDVLGAFSRWPRPLRSRRLLLLLLLYRVTLCLTLQTAESPDAWWQSEEVAYKMVFGRGQLTWEWEEAIRSYVFPAIFAAPLLLLKCTGTDTSLTVWASSRCVQALIFFAHDCTMLALAQHLDDLRSGLESRRTGRDAFSAPLSSTVSESTKAKRRAPTIASTTLAVVVVQWFLVNTGVRSYSNVPESLFVLLSLYQTSYPLFLLWAGVACAMRVTAAFAAFPIFAMHACRLYGQMGVARHLFIALITVGMAVGISAGVCFVDYSFYHRLLFTPYNFLKFNCLLGVSKYYGVHAPYWYCLALPAMAAPFVFFLAWMPVCWSYVQEAEKHHMSGSRPHPKSTLFSGSSSQTLRQEIKRWAFVGAPTLMVYSSLQHKEMRFIYFLLPLLLLISSVVVVLLCTGSPSALKQSGGVQRRCWCLAVPSADMVRRLFTLSWVASAVFTIVLLYGYRRGAPTLFREIRGSDWHFGHLETLVRCYGTPGYAQLHGKVDRLEWVDCQMRLDAVSGVPEVTQDRLFTEQPKSYALWRYLRLASRVDVEDVGKESVGKLSKDAWWREMRRVMPEGEAPALPDAIILFQKTAILLEADLLRPMGYRRLVVTLHAPHSFEEHEDRYLELWSRETAQNSES